Proteins encoded within one genomic window of Borrelia parkeri:
- a CDS encoding acetyl-CoA C-acyltransferase — MRKIAIIDGLRSPITKFGGALKGMNIVDVSSDIVKALLGRNNIDKVDEVIVGNVISAGLGQNIARQIALKAGLGEIIPAFTVNKVCGSGLKSLELAFNSIALGNSEIVLAGGVEDLSNSPYLLPRGVRFDGLKFGDFKIEDSIYKDALVDTPSSTVMGLTAENLAEMYEITREMQDQFAYNSHMKATAARDSGYFHDEIYPLSVFDKKTKLKSVICSDEEIRDSLSLEKLSSLKPVFKEGGTVTAGNSSSLDDGACFLILASEDFVCKMGLQPLAYVGGFKSVGLNPLHMGFGAFLAIEEIIDKFNLTPSEIDFIETNEAFAAQSLSVLKALRQKYDVRDSIINVNGGAIALGHPFSVSGARILLTLARLIKINNKSKGIASLCIGGGQGIAAFLYR; from the coding sequence ATGAGAAAAATAGCAATCATTGACGGACTTAGATCTCCGATTACTAAATTTGGAGGTGCCTTAAAGGGAATGAATATTGTTGATGTGTCCTCAGATATTGTTAAGGCTTTACTTGGTAGAAATAATATTGATAAAGTGGATGAGGTTATTGTTGGAAATGTAATTTCTGCAGGGCTTGGTCAAAATATTGCCAGACAAATTGCTTTGAAGGCTGGTTTAGGTGAAATTATTCCTGCTTTTACTGTAAACAAAGTTTGTGGCTCGGGACTTAAGTCTTTAGAACTTGCGTTTAATTCTATAGCTCTTGGTAATAGTGAAATTGTTTTAGCTGGTGGTGTAGAAGATTTGAGTAATTCGCCTTATCTTTTGCCAAGAGGTGTCAGATTTGATGGTTTAAAATTTGGCGACTTTAAAATAGAAGATTCAATATATAAAGATGCCTTAGTTGATACTCCAAGTAGTACTGTGATGGGACTTACAGCGGAAAATTTGGCTGAAATGTATGAAATTACAAGAGAAATGCAAGATCAGTTTGCATATAATTCTCATATGAAGGCAACAGCAGCGAGAGATAGTGGATATTTTCATGATGAAATATATCCTTTATCAGTTTTTGATAAAAAGACAAAACTTAAAAGTGTTATATGTAGTGATGAGGAGATACGTGATAGTTTAAGTTTGGAAAAACTGTCGTCTTTAAAACCTGTCTTTAAGGAGGGAGGTACTGTTACAGCCGGCAATTCTTCTAGTTTAGATGATGGAGCTTGTTTTTTAATATTGGCAAGTGAGGATTTTGTTTGCAAAATGGGATTACAACCTTTAGCTTATGTTGGTGGTTTTAAAAGTGTAGGCTTAAACCCTCTTCATATGGGATTTGGAGCTTTTCTTGCTATTGAAGAGATTATAGATAAGTTTAACTTAACTCCAAGTGAAATTGATTTTATTGAAACAAATGAAGCTTTTGCAGCACAATCTTTAAGTGTTTTGAAAGCTTTACGTCAAAAATATGATGTGAGAGATAGTATTATCAATGTTAATGGAGGGGCTATTGCCTTAGGGCATCCATTTTCAGTTAGTGGCGCTAGGATTTTGTTAACTCTTGCACGTCTTATTAAAATAAATAATAAATCAAAAGGAATTGCCTCCCTTTGTATTGGAGGTGGGCAGGGTATAGCGGCCTTTTTATATAGATGA
- the nusB gene encoding transcription antitermination factor NusB, with translation MDLRHRARVLAFQKIYSIDVNCKAKDNIYDIFNLEDHGFELEENLKLFYSVLVNGTYDNLESIDKLISDISLNWRLDRMDKVDLAILRMSVYSLKFQNLDIPKRVIIDEAILIAKKYGSKNSYKFVNGILDALLKNMESSFESK, from the coding sequence ATGGACTTGAGACACAGGGCTAGAGTATTAGCTTTTCAAAAAATTTACAGTATTGATGTTAATTGTAAGGCAAAAGATAATATTTATGATATTTTTAATCTTGAAGATCATGGATTTGAGTTAGAAGAAAATTTAAAATTATTTTATTCTGTTTTGGTTAATGGTACTTATGATAATTTAGAATCTATTGACAAATTGATTAGTGATATTTCTCTTAATTGGCGTTTAGACCGTATGGATAAGGTTGATCTTGCCATATTGAGAATGAGTGTATATTCACTTAAGTTTCAAAATTTAGATATTCCCAAGAGAGTCATAATAGATGAGGCTATTTTAATTGCCAAAAAGTATGGTAGTAAAAATTCTTATAAATTTGTTAATGGGATACTTGATGCTTTGTTGAAAAATATGGAGAGCTCATTTGAAAGCAAATAA
- a CDS encoding peptidylprolyl isomerase has translation MIDIKVIFMGNVLCFLLFFVVGITSFAQNTPVVIINLHSNEIITKTEFDSKVNTLKKTQGRDLSNAERKQVLQILIADVLFGQEALKQGIKVEDAEVMQTIRTQFGLLNLTDEQIKQMIESQGTNWNELLSSMKRSLSAQKLILKMAQPKFSEIKIPGEKEVVEYYEANKTKFVNPDIARISHVFFSSKDKKRSEVLANAKDIVNQIKSKKITFEEAVRKYSNDEGSKVKNGDLGFLARGDQNAQNVLGLDFIKEVFMLKKGDISQPISSKEGFHIVKVTEMYSQRFLGLQDKISPNVDMTVKDAIKNNMVNIYQQQIVSRVQQEIYDKLNKSASIQILDSSLK, from the coding sequence ATGATTGATATAAAGGTGATTTTTATGGGTAATGTTTTGTGTTTTCTGTTATTTTTTGTTGTAGGAATAACTTCTTTTGCTCAAAATACTCCTGTTGTAATTATTAATTTGCATAGTAACGAAATTATTACTAAGACAGAATTTGATTCTAAAGTAAATACATTGAAAAAGACACAAGGTAGAGATTTAAGTAATGCTGAGAGGAAGCAAGTTTTGCAGATTTTAATAGCCGATGTTCTTTTTGGTCAAGAGGCTTTAAAGCAAGGGATTAAGGTTGAAGATGCGGAAGTTATGCAAACAATTAGAACTCAGTTTGGACTTTTAAATCTTACAGATGAGCAAATTAAACAAATGATAGAAAGTCAGGGTACAAATTGGAATGAACTTTTATCTTCCATGAAGAGGTCTCTTTCTGCACAAAAGTTAATTCTAAAGATGGCTCAGCCTAAATTTTCGGAAATAAAAATCCCAGGAGAAAAAGAAGTAGTTGAATATTATGAGGCTAATAAGACTAAATTTGTTAATCCTGATATAGCAAGGATTAGTCATGTTTTCTTTTCTTCGAAAGATAAGAAGAGATCAGAGGTTCTTGCAAATGCAAAGGATATTGTAAATCAGATAAAATCGAAAAAGATTACCTTTGAGGAAGCTGTAAGAAAATATTCAAATGATGAGGGTTCTAAGGTTAAGAATGGTGATCTTGGATTCTTGGCAAGAGGTGATCAGAATGCACAAAATGTTCTTGGATTAGATTTTATTAAAGAAGTATTTATGCTTAAGAAGGGAGACATTTCTCAGCCAATATCATCAAAAGAAGGTTTTCATATAGTTAAAGTTACTGAAATGTATTCTCAGAGATTTTTAGGTCTTCAAGATAAGATATCTCCTAATGTTGATATGACTGTAAAGGATGCCATAAAAAATAATATGGTTAATATTTATCAGCAGCAAATTGTTTCTAGAGTACAACAAGAGATTTATGATAAACTCAATAAGTCTGCTAGTATACAAATTTTGGATTCTAGTCTAAAATAA
- a CDS encoding tetratricopeptide repeat protein gives MKANKVLLFFILFLLLFISIFVYLSLNPYVLYMLKGELNFNEILVEVDGYLLNENLESAEHAIRFYSYYADTEYKWLSLIKRAKLYSVKIKHYLLMRDILDLSVKSLPGNLKLRALEVYSKLKVGAVLEAYDIAKQYLLGYKEYKHLYDEAFIKSLILSYDVKDIKSFLIKMERERDALAFETIGLNLQNNAFLIDAMLLYIEKKDLDSAKRILLKIKEDKDFSKELAYISYGLDNLDFTIANLKLNNSNEPSLMFLLADAYLKKGDINNAKIEYLKLYTDFPDYSMMVYLGLAFIAKKENDLKRAIAYLNKANDNFKENEMVNYYLANIYFEANDYFNANEIAKKYRDSPLFFKLYFVLNYSDLKYEAKKSFLWRLFYRSNYSTDIAQLLAWNLLLYSDLKDLDLFFKIYDSVNEVQDWYYFYKFYYFFLKKDLNVAEKVIIENQVGKYLYGFYYNLGVLKLYQKNYKESEEYFSKTVSLLPFTLDDKSKITLREREDLAKVYLKRGINYLYLGEFEKGREAILTSNFFYETNEGKLYMNMIEILKERN, from the coding sequence TTGAAAGCAAATAAGGTGTTATTATTTTTTATTTTATTTTTACTCCTTTTTATATCAATTTTTGTTTATTTGAGCTTGAATCCATACGTTTTATATATGTTAAAGGGCGAACTAAATTTTAATGAGATTCTTGTAGAAGTTGATGGTTATCTTTTAAATGAAAATTTAGAGAGTGCTGAGCATGCAATAAGATTTTATTCTTATTATGCTGATACTGAATACAAGTGGCTTTCTCTTATTAAAAGGGCAAAGCTTTATTCTGTTAAAATTAAACATTATTTATTGATGAGGGACATTTTGGACTTAAGTGTTAAAAGTTTGCCGGGAAATTTAAAGCTTAGGGCACTTGAAGTATATTCAAAACTTAAGGTGGGAGCTGTTTTAGAGGCTTATGATATTGCAAAGCAGTATCTTTTAGGATATAAGGAATATAAGCATTTGTATGATGAGGCTTTTATTAAAAGTTTAATTTTAAGCTATGATGTAAAAGATATTAAAAGCTTTTTAATCAAAATGGAACGTGAAAGAGATGCTCTTGCTTTTGAGACTATAGGTTTAAATCTTCAGAATAATGCATTTTTAATTGATGCAATGCTTTTGTATATAGAGAAAAAGGATTTAGATTCTGCTAAGAGAATACTTTTGAAAATAAAGGAAGATAAGGATTTTTCCAAAGAGCTTGCCTATATTTCTTACGGTCTTGATAATTTGGATTTTACTATTGCAAATCTTAAGCTTAATAATAGTAATGAACCAAGTTTGATGTTTTTGCTAGCAGACGCCTATTTGAAGAAGGGTGATATTAACAATGCTAAGATTGAATATTTAAAACTTTATACTGATTTTCCTGATTATAGTATGATGGTATATCTTGGTCTGGCATTTATTGCTAAGAAGGAGAATGATTTAAAGCGTGCTATTGCTTATTTAAATAAGGCTAATGACAATTTTAAAGAAAATGAAATGGTAAATTATTATTTGGCTAATATTTATTTTGAAGCCAATGATTATTTTAATGCAAATGAGATTGCAAAAAAGTATAGAGATAGTCCTTTATTTTTTAAACTTTACTTTGTGTTGAATTATTCAGATTTAAAGTATGAGGCTAAAAAGTCTTTTTTATGGCGTTTATTTTATAGATCAAATTATAGTACTGATATTGCTCAGCTTTTGGCTTGGAATTTGCTTCTTTATTCCGATCTAAAAGATTTAGATTTATTTTTTAAGATTTATGATTCTGTTAATGAAGTTCAAGATTGGTATTATTTCTATAAATTTTATTATTTTTTTCTTAAAAAAGACTTAAATGTTGCGGAAAAAGTAATTATTGAGAATCAAGTGGGCAAATATTTATATGGTTTTTATTATAATCTTGGGGTTTTAAAATTGTATCAAAAAAATTATAAAGAGTCTGAAGAATATTTTAGTAAGACAGTTTCTCTTTTGCCTTTCACTCTTGATGATAAGAGTAAAATTACTTTAAGAGAACGTGAAGATCTGGCAAAAGTGTATTTAAAGCGTGGAATTAATTATCTTTATTTAGGTGAATTTGAAAAGGGACGAGAAGCTATTTTAACTTCTAATTTTTTTTATGAAACTAATGAAGGTAAACTTTATATGAATATGATAGAAATACTTAAAGAGAGGAATTAA